A window from Flavobacterium sp. 83 encodes these proteins:
- a CDS encoding SAM-dependent methyltransferase: protein MDLKILNPEIQEFIGKNIGNSISKLALQKNPFPNLDWISVLNQIEAKTKAKEKLPSWFSTKNIIYPSKISIEQTSSEKTASYKASIISGEGLIDLTGGFGVDDYYFAKKIKTVVHCEINSELSFLVKHNFEQLNVSNISCYSGDSLHTLNTLNKNWDWIYIDPSRRNDAKGKVFMLKDCLPNVPENLDFYFKNSNAILIKTAPLLDISAGLLELQNVKTIHIIALENEVKELLWELHKDYSGNINIKTINLLKDKNETFDFVLGDHTKLPDFSLPQKYLYEPNSAIMKSGGFDEVSSFYNLNKLHKHSHLYTSLELISFPGRVFEIKNTFAYSKTEMKTYLENTKANITTRNFPDTVDTIRKKWKIKDGGNVYCFFTTDENNHKIVLICTKIS, encoded by the coding sequence TTGGATTTAAAAATTCTAAATCCCGAAATTCAAGAATTTATAGGGAAAAATATTGGAAACTCAATTTCTAAATTAGCGCTTCAAAAAAATCCCTTTCCTAATTTGGATTGGATTTCTGTTTTAAATCAAATTGAAGCTAAAACTAAAGCAAAAGAGAAACTACCCAGCTGGTTTAGCACCAAAAATATTATTTATCCAAGTAAAATCTCAATTGAACAGACTTCATCTGAAAAAACAGCTTCTTATAAAGCTTCAATCATTTCGGGAGAAGGTCTAATTGATTTAACTGGAGGTTTTGGTGTGGATGATTACTATTTTGCAAAAAAAATAAAAACTGTAGTTCATTGCGAAATCAATTCAGAACTGTCGTTCCTTGTAAAACATAATTTCGAACAATTAAATGTTTCGAATATCAGTTGCTATTCAGGAGATAGTTTACATACTCTAAATACTTTAAATAAAAACTGGGACTGGATCTATATTGATCCTTCACGAAGAAATGATGCTAAAGGAAAAGTATTCATGCTCAAAGATTGCTTGCCTAATGTTCCTGAAAATCTAGACTTTTATTTTAAGAATTCGAATGCTATTTTAATAAAAACTGCTCCTCTGCTTGACATCTCAGCAGGATTATTAGAATTGCAAAATGTTAAAACGATTCATATAATAGCGCTCGAAAACGAAGTAAAAGAACTGTTATGGGAATTGCACAAAGACTATTCTGGAAATATAAATATAAAAACAATTAATCTTTTAAAAGACAAGAACGAAACATTCGACTTTGTTTTGGGTGATCATACTAAATTACCTGATTTCAGTTTGCCTCAGAAGTATTTATATGAACCTAATAGCGCCATAATGAAATCTGGTGGGTTTGATGAAGTAAGTTCATTTTACAACCTAAACAAGCTTCATAAACACTCTCATTTATACACTTCGCTTGAATTAATATCCTTTCCTGGACGAGTTTTTGAAATTAAAAACACATTTGCTTATAGCAAAACGGAAATGAAAACGTATTTAGAAAATACAAAAGCGAATATTACTACCCGAAACTTTCCAGATACTGTTGATACTATTAGAAAAAAATGGAAAATAAAAGATGGTGGAAATGTATATTGTTTTTTTACAACTGATGAAAATAACCATAAAATAGTTTTAATTTGCACCAAAATATCATAA
- a CDS encoding M15 family metallopeptidase — MTFYFKPFLIFCSLFCLISCKSQTTISAIEDKNGPIINDTTFVNLKDYSEDFVYDMKYATIDNFLKAKVYDCAACFLRLKTVTALVEANKKFIKKGYKIKIFDCYRPLDIQKKMWKIVSNPEYVANPTKGSIHNRGGAVDITLVDRDEKELDMGTSFDYFGIEASHKYLNVSEKIKQNRILLKKIMTQKGFNSFDSEWWHYNLRSALKENVSNFKWDCN; from the coding sequence ATGACTTTTTATTTTAAACCGTTTCTAATTTTTTGTTCTCTTTTTTGTCTTATTTCTTGTAAATCACAAACGACTATTTCTGCTATTGAAGATAAAAATGGTCCAATTATCAATGATACGACCTTTGTAAATTTAAAAGATTATAGTGAGGATTTTGTGTATGACATGAAGTATGCGACAATAGATAATTTCTTAAAAGCTAAAGTATATGATTGTGCAGCATGTTTTTTACGATTAAAAACCGTTACTGCGCTTGTTGAAGCCAATAAAAAATTCATAAAGAAAGGCTATAAAATCAAAATTTTTGATTGCTACCGCCCTTTGGATATTCAGAAAAAAATGTGGAAAATTGTTTCTAACCCGGAATATGTAGCCAATCCTACTAAAGGTTCCATCCATAATAGAGGAGGAGCAGTAGATATTACTCTAGTTGACAGGGACGAAAAGGAACTGGATATGGGGACTTCTTTTGATTATTTTGGAATTGAAGCCAGTCATAAATATCTAAATGTCTCAGAAAAAATCAAACAAAACAGAATATTACTAAAAAAAATAATGACTCAAAAAGGGTTTAATTCTTTTGATTCAGAATGGTGGCATTATAACCTAAGATCTGCTTTAAAAGAGAATGTTTCTAATTTCAAATGGGATTGTAATTGA
- a CDS encoding glycoside hydrolase family 2 TIM barrel-domain containing protein — translation MKKATVLSCIFTLISLVVSAQEKPTTNDWENPAIFQINREPARAAFLPYADESSAIADDYTRSPWFLTLDGKWKFNWSPTPAERPMDFYKTDFNTTNWKEIAVPSNWELDGYGIPIYTNITYPFVKNPPFINHADNPVGSYRRAFELPENWNGRRVYLHFEAGTSAMYIWVNGEKVGYSENTKSPTEFDITKYVKAGKNQVAVEVYRWSDGSYLEDQDFWRLSGIDRDVYLYSTTNTRIADFFARPDLDASYKNGSLSVDVKLKNMNGVGKNNQIVEAKLVDTNGKEVFKKTIKINVGANSFESTTFTQNVSAPKLWSNETPNLYSLLLTLKDENGKFIETVATQIGFRKVELKNGQLLVNGIRIMVHGVNIHEHNPKTGHYQDKETMMKDIKLMKQLNINVVRCSHYPNNLMWVKLCNKYGLFLVDEANIESHGMGAELQGSFDKTKHPAYLPEWKAAHMDRIFSLVERDKNQPSVILWSLGNECGNGPVFQEAYNWIKNRDKTRLVQFEQAGEQENTDVVCPMYPSMDYMKEYAKRKDVKRPFIMCEYSHAMGNSSGNFQEYWDVIHSSKNMQGGFIWDWVDQGFEMTDEVGRKYWAYGGDMGSQNYTNDENFCHNGLVWPDRTPHPGAFEVKKVYQDILFSGVDLKRGIIQVENGFSYTNLDKYRFKYEVLKNGIVIKTGTVAVALAPQSKKQVQLELPKVATEDGVEYLLNIFAYTKEGTEVLPQNFEVAREQFSIGEAKYFVKAAAAGTNATVKDTQNTVTLSAAGVEVTINKKTGLMQQYKSNGDYFFNQMPVPNFWRAPTDNDFGNYMQVSSNVWRTVGRFSSLDTMDVKEVAGKTIVVARLFLKDVASYYTITYTMEADGSLTIQNSFKAGNNPLAEMPRFGMLFSLKKDLDNFSYYGRGPWENYQDRNTSSLKGIYQSKVADQYVPYTRPQENGYKTDVRWLTLTNNSGNGIEIEGLQPLGVSALHNYPEDFDPGLTKKYRHTNDITPRNEVVICVDLAQRGVGGDNSWGAMPHEQYQLKNKEYNYGFVIKPKKK, via the coding sequence ATGAAAAAAGCAACAGTTTTATCCTGCATTTTTACCCTTATTTCTTTGGTTGTGTCAGCACAAGAAAAGCCAACAACTAATGATTGGGAAAATCCAGCTATATTTCAGATTAATAGAGAACCTGCCAGAGCGGCATTTTTGCCTTATGCTGATGAATCATCTGCTATTGCTGATGATTATACGCGCTCTCCTTGGTTTCTGACTTTAGACGGAAAGTGGAAATTTAATTGGTCACCAACACCAGCTGAACGTCCAATGGATTTCTATAAAACAGATTTCAATACTACCAATTGGAAAGAAATTGCAGTACCGTCCAACTGGGAATTAGATGGGTATGGAATTCCTATTTATACTAATATTACATATCCATTTGTCAAAAATCCACCGTTTATTAATCATGCGGACAATCCAGTGGGGTCTTACCGACGTGCTTTCGAGCTGCCAGAAAACTGGAACGGACGCCGTGTTTACCTTCATTTTGAAGCAGGAACTTCAGCGATGTATATTTGGGTAAATGGAGAAAAAGTAGGGTATAGTGAAAATACAAAAAGTCCAACAGAATTTGATATAACTAAGTATGTAAAAGCTGGTAAAAATCAGGTTGCTGTTGAGGTGTATCGTTGGAGTGATGGTTCTTATTTAGAGGATCAGGATTTTTGGCGTTTGTCAGGAATTGACCGCGATGTTTATCTTTACAGTACAACTAATACCCGTATTGCTGATTTCTTTGCACGCCCTGATCTTGATGCTTCCTATAAAAACGGCAGCCTGTCTGTTGATGTTAAATTGAAGAACATGAATGGGGTTGGTAAAAACAACCAGATTGTTGAAGCTAAATTAGTAGACACAAACGGGAAAGAAGTTTTTAAGAAAACAATAAAAATTAATGTAGGAGCTAATTCATTTGAATCAACCACTTTTACGCAAAATGTCTCCGCACCTAAATTATGGAGTAATGAAACACCAAATCTTTATTCTTTGTTGCTTACGCTAAAGGATGAAAATGGAAAATTTATTGAAACGGTTGCTACGCAAATCGGTTTCCGAAAAGTAGAATTGAAGAACGGACAATTATTGGTCAACGGTATTCGAATTATGGTTCACGGTGTCAATATTCATGAACATAACCCTAAAACGGGACATTATCAGGATAAAGAAACCATGATGAAAGATATTAAGTTAATGAAACAACTTAATATTAATGTGGTGCGTTGCAGTCATTACCCAAATAACTTAATGTGGGTTAAATTATGCAATAAATATGGTTTGTTCTTAGTAGACGAGGCTAATATTGAAAGCCATGGGATGGGAGCTGAATTGCAAGGTTCTTTTGATAAAACAAAACATCCTGCTTATCTTCCGGAGTGGAAAGCTGCGCACATGGATCGTATTTTTAGCTTAGTGGAACGCGACAAAAATCAACCTTCGGTTATTCTTTGGTCTTTGGGGAATGAATGTGGAAACGGACCTGTTTTTCAAGAGGCTTATAATTGGATAAAGAATAGAGATAAAACACGATTGGTTCAATTTGAGCAAGCAGGAGAACAAGAGAATACTGATGTTGTTTGTCCAATGTATCCAAGTATGGATTACATGAAAGAGTATGCCAAACGCAAAGATGTAAAACGTCCGTTTATTATGTGTGAATACTCTCATGCGATGGGAAATAGCAGCGGTAATTTTCAAGAATATTGGGATGTTATTCACAGCAGTAAAAATATGCAAGGAGGATTTATCTGGGATTGGGTAGATCAGGGATTTGAAATGACTGATGAAGTAGGACGTAAATATTGGGCTTATGGTGGTGATATGGGAAGTCAAAATTATACCAATGACGAAAATTTTTGTCATAATGGATTAGTTTGGCCGGACCGTACCCCGCATCCGGGTGCTTTTGAAGTGAAAAAAGTGTATCAGGATATTTTATTTTCTGGTGTTGATTTGAAAAGAGGAATTATTCAGGTAGAAAATGGATTTAGTTATACTAATCTTGATAAATATCGTTTCAAATATGAAGTGCTAAAAAACGGGATAGTTATCAAAACAGGAACTGTTGCTGTCGCTCTTGCGCCACAATCCAAGAAACAGGTTCAGCTTGAATTGCCAAAAGTGGCTACGGAAGATGGAGTGGAATATCTTTTAAATATTTTTGCATACACAAAAGAAGGTACGGAAGTGTTACCTCAAAATTTTGAAGTAGCACGTGAACAGTTTTCAATTGGAGAGGCTAAGTATTTTGTCAAAGCAGCCGCTGCTGGTACAAATGCTACAGTTAAAGATACTCAAAACACTGTAACTCTTAGTGCCGCTGGAGTTGAAGTCACCATAAATAAGAAAACGGGTTTAATGCAACAATATAAATCTAATGGAGACTATTTTTTCAATCAAATGCCAGTTCCTAATTTTTGGCGTGCTCCAACGGATAATGATTTTGGGAATTACATGCAAGTAAGCAGTAATGTATGGAGAACTGTAGGAAGATTTAGTAGTTTGGATACTATGGATGTTAAAGAAGTAGCCGGTAAAACAATAGTAGTGGCTCGCCTTTTCTTAAAAGATGTCGCATCTTATTATACCATTACTTACACAATGGAGGCTGACGGTAGTTTAACAATACAGAACTCATTCAAAGCAGGAAATAATCCATTGGCCGAAATGCCTCGTTTTGGGATGTTGTTCTCTCTCAAAAAAGACTTGGATAATTTTAGTTACTACGGACGAGGACCTTGGGAGAATTATCAAGATAGAAACACCTCTTCTTTGAAAGGGATTTACCAAAGTAAAGTTGCCGATCAATATGTTCCTTACACACGTCCTCAAGAGAATGGATATAAAACGGATGTTCGTTGGTTAACACTTACAAATAATTCAGGAAATGGAATTGAAATTGAAGGTTTACAACCATTAGGAGTAAGTGCATTACATAATTATCCTGAAGATTTCGATCCGGGTTTGACTAAAAAATACCGTCATACTAATGATATTACACCACGAAATGAAGTTGTAATTTGTGTTGATTTAGCTCAAAGAGGTGTTGGAGGAGACAACAGTTGGGGCGCTATGCCACACGAACAGTACCAATTGAAAAATAAAGAATATAATTACGGTTTTGTTATTAAACCTAAAAAGAAATAA
- a CDS encoding RagB/SusD family nutrient uptake outer membrane protein produces MKKKLIILYFVGGLALFSSCSDNLELQNPSKVTTGSFWQTPEDLESGLATVYNVLVDNNNAGYWEIQAMQLKENRTENFVARNDVPGRYAVSSYKNTPSTSETTGMYKAMYIGIFRANQVINYAPQIKNIDETKRAQIVAEATFLRGLNYFNLVNEFGSVPIFTDLVKESADYFKEKSTEEEVWKQVIADFQAAATSPLPEIYPSALKGRVTKNTAIAYLGKSYLYLKDWAKAEEQFSKLVNNESANGFGLLDDYAQLFDGKHENSKESVFEIQFSRQGGATIWGGNPSERTRATTMAQELAPGEVGGWFELLPTKVLLDAMTKEKTADNNFDPRALATLAWNYPGSTYYNSDFATKFGANAIWIRKNQNWWNNDEGDWKSELNEYAMRYADVLLMLAEAKTMQGKVAEAIPLVKRIRDRAKLAAITMTGWNQTQMMDEIMHQRNIEFAREGIHWYDLRRWGTLEKVIKASQVGGYLNYSAKYNYFPIPESELNNNPKMTQNANW; encoded by the coding sequence ATGAAAAAGAAATTAATTATATTATACTTTGTAGGAGGACTTGCTTTATTTAGTTCTTGTTCAGATAACTTAGAATTACAAAACCCTAGTAAAGTAACAACCGGTTCTTTCTGGCAAACTCCTGAGGACTTGGAGTCTGGATTAGCGACTGTTTACAATGTATTAGTAGATAACAATAATGCAGGTTATTGGGAAATACAAGCAATGCAGTTGAAAGAAAACAGAACCGAAAATTTTGTTGCAAGAAATGATGTTCCAGGTCGTTATGCCGTTTCCAGCTATAAAAATACACCTAGTACAAGTGAAACTACCGGGATGTATAAAGCGATGTATATAGGTATATTTCGTGCTAATCAAGTAATTAATTATGCTCCTCAAATCAAGAACATTGATGAAACAAAAAGAGCGCAAATAGTTGCTGAGGCTACGTTTCTTAGAGGATTGAATTATTTTAATTTGGTAAATGAATTTGGGAGTGTGCCAATTTTCACTGATTTAGTAAAAGAATCAGCAGATTATTTTAAAGAAAAGTCAACAGAAGAGGAAGTGTGGAAACAAGTAATTGCTGATTTTCAAGCGGCTGCAACAAGTCCACTACCTGAAATCTATCCTTCCGCTTTAAAAGGCAGAGTAACTAAAAATACAGCAATCGCTTACCTTGGAAAATCGTATTTGTATTTAAAAGATTGGGCAAAAGCTGAAGAGCAATTTTCTAAATTGGTTAATAACGAATCTGCAAATGGGTTTGGACTTTTGGATGATTATGCACAATTATTTGATGGCAAACATGAAAACAGTAAAGAATCAGTGTTTGAAATTCAATTCAGCAGACAAGGTGGTGCTACAATTTGGGGTGGAAATCCATCCGAAAGAACTAGAGCAACTACTATGGCGCAAGAATTAGCACCAGGTGAAGTTGGAGGTTGGTTTGAGTTGTTGCCTACGAAAGTATTATTGGATGCTATGACTAAGGAAAAAACAGCTGATAATAATTTTGATCCTAGAGCTCTTGCGACTTTGGCTTGGAACTATCCGGGTAGTACCTATTATAATTCTGATTTTGCAACAAAGTTTGGAGCTAATGCCATTTGGATTAGAAAAAACCAAAACTGGTGGAATAATGATGAAGGGGATTGGAAATCTGAATTGAATGAATATGCAATGCGTTATGCTGATGTTCTTTTAATGCTTGCTGAAGCAAAAACAATGCAAGGAAAAGTTGCTGAAGCGATACCTTTAGTAAAAAGAATAAGAGACAGAGCAAAATTAGCTGCTATCACAATGACTGGATGGAATCAAACCCAAATGATGGATGAGATTATGCACCAAAGAAATATTGAATTTGCTCGTGAAGGGATTCACTGGTATGATTTAAGAAGATGGGGTACTTTAGAAAAAGTAATCAAAGCCAGTCAAGTTGGCGGCTATCTTAATTACTCGGCTAAATACAACTACTTTCCTATTCCGGAAAGTGAGTTGAATAACAACCCAAAAATGACACAAAATGCCAATTGGTAA